One stretch of Deinococcus taeanensis DNA includes these proteins:
- a CDS encoding SDR family NAD(P)-dependent oxidoreductase, whose protein sequence is MTDQRRAAPAAAASLEGRVALVTGGSSGIGRATVLELAVAGARVVVADTNVAGGEESAGLVRGLGGEAIFLECDVADATQVRTTVEAAVAHCGGLDILVNNAGISGGASLLHELDLETWDQVMAVNLRGSFLCAKYALPHLMAQGGAIVNVASTYGLVGAPGAPAYCASKGGVVALTRQLAVDYGLRGVRVNAVCPGYVDTDMGGGRARLGPEGQAAANARREAAAARQPLGRQAHVDEIARVIAFLASAASSFMTGSIVTVDGGCTTTFNHG, encoded by the coding sequence ATGACAGACCAACGCAGAGCCGCTCCTGCCGCCGCCGCTTCCCTGGAAGGCCGGGTGGCCCTCGTGACTGGAGGATCGTCGGGCATCGGCCGGGCGACAGTTCTGGAACTGGCGGTGGCGGGCGCACGGGTGGTCGTGGCCGACACGAACGTGGCTGGGGGCGAGGAGAGCGCCGGCCTGGTGCGCGGTCTGGGCGGCGAGGCGATCTTCCTGGAGTGCGACGTGGCTGACGCCACACAGGTGCGGACCACGGTGGAGGCAGCGGTCGCCCATTGCGGCGGCTTGGACATTCTCGTGAACAATGCAGGGATCTCCGGCGGGGCCAGTCTGCTGCACGAACTCGACCTCGAGACCTGGGACCAGGTCATGGCCGTGAACCTGCGCGGCTCCTTCCTGTGCGCGAAATATGCCCTGCCCCATCTGATGGCGCAGGGCGGCGCCATCGTCAATGTCGCCTCGACCTATGGGCTGGTGGGTGCCCCGGGCGCCCCGGCCTACTGCGCCTCGAAGGGTGGGGTGGTGGCCCTGACCCGGCAGCTTGCGGTGGATTACGGTCTGCGCGGCGTGCGGGTGAACGCCGTCTGTCCCGGCTACGTCGACACCGACATGGGCGGCGGCCGGGCAAGGCTCGGTCCCGAGGGCCAGGCCGCCGCGAACGCCCGCCGAGAGGCTGCCGCCGCCCGCCAGCCGCTGGGCCGTCAGGCGCACGTGGACGAGATTGCCCGCGTGATCGCCTTTCTGGCCTCGGCGGCCAGCTCGTTCATGACCGGCTCCATCGTGACTGTAGACGGAGGCTGCACCACGACCTTTAACCACGGTTGA
- a CDS encoding barstar family protein, whose protein sequence is MAEITLDTRRIRSLDEFHEESARAFGFPDFYGSNLSAWIDCLTYLDENDGMRNFVLNPDEMLHVLLPDFEVLAAIAPEVVQNLLSGVAAVNERFLAQGRRPRLSLVPC, encoded by the coding sequence GTGGCCGAGATCACGTTGGACACCAGGCGCATTCGGTCGCTGGACGAGTTCCACGAGGAGAGTGCCCGGGCTTTCGGCTTTCCAGACTTTTATGGGAGCAACCTCAGCGCCTGGATTGACTGCCTGACGTACCTGGACGAGAACGATGGGATGCGAAACTTCGTCCTCAACCCCGATGAGATGCTGCACGTGCTGCTGCCCGACTTCGAAGTGCTGGCCGCCATTGCGCCTGAAGTGGTCCAAAATCTGCTCAGCGGTGTCGCGGCGGTGAACGAACGCTTCCTTGCTCAGGGCAGACGACCCCGGCTGAGTCTGGTTCCATGCTGA
- a CDS encoding DUF6183 family protein yields MAHALLEHLVQQPHSEHTQRRAAEMLALGQPRARVRGWLEASLPDPRAIRMIGYLAHTLVIQGWRADDTELSLRLQQALEAARHPLAALPLSLTDLELNLPLPQYGYVLGKFGGESRPGVTTPVVTPDMALPSRDEAWPAFQRADDEVVVEALGAPFHLWQQESNASLETRAFRLDAPLSRLDASLVGRLPVASVASPATTRVATSSGREVFVELFAAGLSGGAYGGAVYAATARWLAWRAMGGLTGVSINEGREAVLAAVNDSRFYWYYDPESRFYEEVFDFAAACLRPGGRTLVLLAASDTD; encoded by the coding sequence ATGGCGCACGCCCTGCTTGAACACCTCGTCCAGCAGCCCCACAGCGAGCACACACAGCGCCGCGCCGCAGAAATGCTGGCGCTGGGCCAGCCGCGCGCCCGCGTCCGCGGCTGGCTGGAAGCGTCCCTGCCAGACCCCAGGGCCATCCGGATGATCGGGTACCTGGCCCACACCCTGGTGATTCAGGGCTGGCGGGCAGACGACACCGAGCTGAGCCTCAGGCTTCAGCAGGCGCTGGAAGCGGCCCGTCACCCCCTGGCGGCCCTCCCCCTCTCCCTGACCGACCTAGAACTGAACCTCCCCCTGCCGCAGTACGGCTACGTCCTGGGCAAGTTTGGTGGGGAGTCGCGGCCGGGCGTCACGACGCCGGTGGTGACGCCCGACATGGCGCTGCCTTCCCGGGACGAGGCCTGGCCGGCGTTCCAGCGGGCCGACGATGAGGTGGTTGTCGAAGCCCTCGGTGCGCCCTTTCACCTGTGGCAACAGGAGTCGAATGCCAGCCTCGAAACGCGGGCCTTCCGGTTGGACGCGCCCCTGTCCCGGTTGGACGCTTCGTTGGTGGGTCGCCTGCCGGTCGCTTCGGTCGCCTCACCAGCGACCACCCGGGTGGCCACCAGCAGCGGCCGGGAGGTGTTCGTTGAGCTGTTCGCGGCGGGCCTGTCTGGCGGCGCCTACGGGGGAGCGGTCTACGCAGCGACGGCGCGCTGGCTGGCTTGGCGCGCCATGGGAGGCCTGACTGGCGTCTCCATCAACGAGGGGCGGGAAGCGGTACTGGCGGCCGTCAACGACAGCCGGTTCTACTGGTACTACGACCCGGAAAGCCGGTTCTACGAGGAAGTGTTCGATTTTGCGGCGGCGTGCCTCCGGCCTGGGGGCCGCACCCTGGTCCTCCTGGCCGCAAGCGACACAGACTGA
- a CDS encoding vWA domain-containing protein, which produces MTAPRIEVRPLRPALHAEQTTTLTLLIRIHPAPVAAQAARPDLNIALVIDRSGSMGGRPLHMAREAAVAAVRQARPTDRLSVVAFDDHVDVVVPSQLVGDGEAIIRAIRTIDARGSTNLHGGWLEGATQVATHLTPRALNRVVVLSDGQVNAGVTDTQAIATHVRGLTQRGVSTSAIGLGEHYDEELLLAVANAGDGNFEHVEDAARLPTFFEEELQGLTRTTGRVVSLGLEPNPEFGVTVGEVLNPFERNSFGRLQLPNLVDGQPLDVVVRLHVPRLTRRPGDTVGVTRVRLAWQGLDGQRHRVRTQLDLPVLSEGDLQALPEDPAVLEAQALLDTARLKREAVQAIDRGDHDLARQHFGNARLVAMAAPMPAAALSAQIEDVTLLEEALNAGNTALSRKRAVSQAHAASRSKRRE; this is translated from the coding sequence ATGACCGCACCCCGCATTGAAGTTCGCCCGCTGCGTCCCGCCCTGCACGCCGAGCAGACCACCACGCTGACTCTCCTGATCCGCATTCACCCCGCCCCGGTCGCTGCCCAGGCGGCCCGCCCGGACCTGAACATCGCGCTCGTGATCGACCGCAGCGGCTCCATGGGCGGGCGTCCCCTGCACATGGCCCGCGAGGCGGCCGTCGCCGCCGTGCGTCAGGCCCGGCCCACCGACCGCCTGAGCGTCGTGGCGTTCGATGATCACGTCGACGTCGTGGTGCCCAGCCAGCTCGTCGGTGACGGCGAGGCGATCATCCGCGCGATCCGCACCATCGACGCCCGGGGCTCGACGAACCTGCACGGCGGCTGGCTCGAAGGGGCCACGCAGGTCGCGACCCACCTCACTCCGCGGGCCCTGAACCGCGTCGTGGTGCTCAGTGACGGGCAGGTCAACGCCGGCGTGACCGACACCCAGGCGATCGCCACGCACGTCCGGGGCCTCACGCAGCGCGGCGTCAGCACTAGCGCCATCGGCCTGGGCGAGCACTACGACGAGGAACTGCTGCTCGCGGTGGCCAACGCCGGAGACGGGAACTTCGAGCATGTCGAGGACGCCGCGCGCCTGCCGACCTTCTTCGAGGAGGAGCTGCAGGGCCTGACCCGCACGACCGGCCGCGTCGTCAGCCTGGGCCTGGAGCCCAACCCGGAGTTCGGCGTGACGGTCGGTGAGGTCCTCAATCCGTTCGAGCGTAACAGCTTCGGGCGCCTGCAACTCCCGAACCTCGTGGACGGCCAGCCGCTGGACGTTGTCGTGCGGCTGCACGTGCCCCGCCTGACCCGCCGACCCGGTGACACGGTCGGCGTCACCCGGGTGCGGCTGGCCTGGCAGGGCCTGGACGGCCAGCGTCACCGCGTCCGCACGCAGCTCGACCTGCCGGTCCTGAGTGAGGGCGACCTGCAGGCCCTGCCGGAGGACCCGGCGGTCCTGGAAGCGCAGGCGCTGCTCGACACGGCGCGGCTCAAGCGCGAGGCGGTGCAGGCCATCGACCGCGGGGATCACGACCTGGCCCGGCAGCACTTCGGGAACGCCCGGCTGGTCGCCATGGCCGCGCCGATGCCTGCCGCGGCGCTCTCCGCGCAGATAGAGGACGTGACCCTGCTCGAGGAGGCGCTGAACGCCGGGAACACCGCGCTGTCCCGCAAGCGTGCCGTCAGCCAGGCGCACGCCGCCTCACGCAGCAAACGCCGCGAGTAA